Proteins encoded by one window of Microcebus murinus isolate Inina chromosome 2, M.murinus_Inina_mat1.0, whole genome shotgun sequence:
- the CSF1 gene encoding macrophage colony-stimulating factor 1, with protein sequence MTAPGAAGRCPSTTWLGSLLLVVCLLVSGNIIEGESEHCSHMIGDGHLDSLQKLIDSQMETSCQIAFEFVDLEQLKDPVCYLKKAFLLVQDIMEDTMRFKDNTSSAKVVERLQELSLRLKSCFTKDYEEHDKACVRTFYETPLQLLEKIKNVFNETKNLLKKDWNIFSKNCSNNFAKCSSQDVVTKPDCNCLYPKATPSSDLASVSPHQPLTPSMAPMAGLTWADSEGTEGSSLSPNEQPLRTVDPDSAKQRPPRSTCQSLESPETAGVQDGTTDGSPRPGPSAGGPTPGMEDVLDSVLGTNWALEEASGEASEGLVPQGPALSPSRPEGGSIQAETARPSDLLPAPSPLPASAKDQRPADAPGTALPKLGPVGHTGRAWNPTPEKTDGSSALPGDPQEPSSPRTSALRPEGPSSPRRLRAQLRLPGTHSWNSVLARGGLEGRRSTRDRRSPTELEGGGASEGAAQPPAHFNSVPLTDTGHERQPVGSPGPQLRGFAFRLLVPGIILVLLAVGGLLFYRRRRRSHQEPQTVDSPMERPEGSPLTQDEDRQVELPV encoded by the exons ATGACCGCGCCGGGCGCCGCCGGGCGCTGCCCTTCCACG ACATGGCTGGGCTCCCTGCTGTTGGTGGTCTGTCTCCTGGTGAGCGGGAATATTATCGAAGGGGAGTCAGAGCACTGTAGCCACATGATTGGAGACGGACACCTGGATTCTCTGCAGAAGCTG ATTGATAGTCAGATGGAGACCTCGTGCCAAATTGCCTTTGAGTTTGTAGACCTGGAGCAGTTG AAAGATCCCGTGTGCTATCTTAAGAAGGCATTTCTCTTGGTGCAAGACATAATGGAGGACACCATGCGCTTCAAAGACAACACCTCCAGTGCCAAAGTCGTTGAGCGGCTGCAGGAACTCTCTTTGAGGCTGAAGAGCTGCTTCACCAAGGACTATGAAGAGCATGACAAG GCCTGTGTCCGAACTTTCTATGAGACACCTCTCCAGTTGCTGGAGAAGATCAAGAatgtttttaatgaaacaaagaatCTCCTTAAAAAGGACTGGAATATTTTCAGCAAGAACTGCAGCAACAACTTTGCTAAATGCTCCAGCCAAG ATGTGGTGACCAAGCCTGATTGCAACTGCCTGTACCCCAAAGCCACCCCTAGCAGTGACCTGGCCTCTGTctccccccaccagcccctgACCCCCTCCATGGCCCCTATGGCTGGCTTGACCTGGGCTGACTCTGAGGGGACAGAGGGCAGCTCCCTCTCGCCCAATGAGCAGCCCCTTCGCACAGTGGACCCAGACAGTGCCAAGCAGAGACCACCCAGGAGCACCTGCCAGAGCCTTGAGTCACCAGAGACTGCAGGTGTCCAGGACGGCACCACTGATGGTTCACCACGCCCTGGTCCCTCTGCTGGGGGCCCCACCCCTGGGATGGAGGACGTCCTGGACTCTGTGTTGGGCACTAACTGGGCCCTGGAAGAGGCCTCTGGAGAGGCTAGTGAGGGTCTCGTACCCCAAGGGCCAGCACTTTCCCCCTCCAGACCAGAAGGGGGCAGCATTCAGGCAGAGACCGCCAGACCCAGCGACCTCCTCCCAGCACCTTCTCCACTCCCTGCATCTGCGAAGGACCAGCGGCCAGCAGATGCACCTGGCACCGCCTTGCCCAAGCTGGGCCCTGTGGGGCACACTGGCCGGGCCTGGAACCCCACCCCTGAGAAGACAGATGGCTCGTCTGCCCTGCCCGGAGACCCCCAGGAGCCGAGCTCTCCCAGGACCTCAGCACTGCGCCCCGAaggccccagcagcccccgcAGGCTCCGTGCTCAGCTAAGGCTCCCCGGAACCCACTCCTGGAACAGTGTGCTGGCCCGCGGGGGcctggagggcaggaggagcacCAGGGACCGGAGGAGCCCCACAGAgctggaaggaggaggagcaAGTGAGGGGGcggcccagccccctgcccatTTTAACTCCGTTCCTTTGACTGACACAGGCCATGAGCGGCAGCCCGTGGGATCGCCCGGCCCCCAGCTTCGCGGGTTTGCCTTCCGCCTGCTGGTGCCCGGCATCATCCTGGTCTTGCTGGCTGTCGGCGGCCTCCTGTTCTACAGGCGGAGGCGGCGG AGCCATCAAGAGCCTCAGACAGTAGATTCTCCCATGGAGCGGCCAGAGGGAAG TCCCCTGACCCAGGATGAGGACAGACAGGTGGAACTACCAGTGTAG